Within Synergistaceae bacterium, the genomic segment TATCAGGAAGCCTGAATCATATTCCCGTCTTAAATAAATATATCGTGTCATAATCTCATTCGGGCGGGCTGGGTGGGAGAAATTTTTTATTTCTTGTTATAATATTCACATGGCTAATTTACAAATCACAAAATATATTTGTTCAGAATGCGGGCATGTAACAACAACGAAAACGGGCAAATGTCCGGCCTGTAATTCATGGGGGACTCTTGAGGCAGTGCAGGAGTCTAAAACTAGCAGCAATACACGCATAAATTCCCGCAACGTCAAAATAATTAACGCACTCGAAGTAAAAGCTCCTGAAAGAATCTTAACGGGAATTGACGAACTTGATCGAGTCTTAGGCGGAGGACTCGTTCCGGGCGGAGTAGCTTTAATCGGAGGTCAACCCGGTATAGGCAAATCTACGCTATTACTTCAGGCGGCCGGGAGTGTCGCAAAAAATTATAACCGTCCAGTTTTATATATTTCAGGTGAGGAGTCAGATGCTCAAGTTGCTTTGCGTGCTAAGAGGCTCAATACTGAATCAGAAAATTTATATTTATATTCAGGTTCGGACTTAGAAGACGCGTTAAATAATCTTAGTGATAATAATTTTGCGTTTTTCGTGCTTGACAGCGTTCAGGCAATGAGCATAAATAATGATTCGGGCTGGCCGGGTACAGTAACACAAGTAAGGGGAGTAGCTCAAAGAGTTATAGACTCGGCTCGTGAAAAAAATATCCCCGCTGTATTAATCGGACATATCACTAAAGACGGCAAAATCGCGGGCCCTATGATGTTGGAGCACATGGTCGACACAGTATTAAATTTTTCCGGTGAAGGTTATTCGTCATATAGAATGCTTAGAGCCGTTAAAAATCGTTATGGAAGCACCGACGAACTCGGAATATTTGAGATGAGAGAGGACGGCCTAATACCTGTTAAAGATAAAAGCGGGCTTTACTGGAATCGCGACGACTCAGCAGTCCCCGGTGTAGCGATGACTATAGCACTTGAAGGAAATACGCCCCTTGCTGCAGAGATTCAAACTTTGGCGGCTCGTACTGTATTCCCATATCCGCGGCGAACTTCACGAGGGATCGAATTAAATAGATTCCAGCTTTTGACAGCAGTAATAGAGAGACGCTGTAATATTGCCGTGAATGCTCATGATTTATATATAAACGTTGCTGGAGGATTCACGTTACAAGATCCCTCGGCTGATTTACCGGCGTGTGCTGCTATAGCGTCGGCATTAAAAAATGTCTCTCTTCAGGCGGGAACATGCTGGCTCGGAGAAGTGGGACTCGCGGGAGAAATTCGGCCAGTTACAAGAATTGAATTAAGACTGAAGGAGGCTGCGAGACTCGGATTTCATGCTGCTGTAGTGAGTTCACGCGAAAAAATTAAATTCACAGGCATTAAATTAATTCGAGTCTCACACATTGATGAGGCTTTAGCAGGTCTATTAATTCCATCCCGTTGAAGCCCAAGAAATATTATTTAACTTCCATGATTTACGCGAGACATAAACATAATGATGTCTGTAATCTTCTTCCCAGTTCGCATTATAAGGCCAAGAGTCCGGCTTTTCGTGATTGATTGACGAGTCATAACCTCCGCTGGCTAAGACGTAAAAATTTAATATATTATTCCCCGTGTCTAGTTCGCAATATATTTCAAGTATTCCCGGCTCATAGTTATTTTTTTTGTTGCTTGTATTGCGATCCCATGTATTTCTAAATTCAAAATATGCGAAATTTCTGCCAGTTCCTAAATTGTCATCATTCTCAACAAAGAATCTTTCACATTTGAGTTTAAAGAGTTCAGCACCTGAGGCAATATCGATTGACATCACAGCAATATCTATATTTGTCGAAATATTTACATCTCTTGAAGTACCTTCTTTAAGCAATAAAGGCACCCCGGCAGTAGGAGTAACAGCCCATGAATTTATATCGTTTGCTGTTCCTAGTTCATTAAATTCGTCTATATAATATTTTTTTGAGTTATTAGTTGTAACAAAGTAGAATTCATTATTTTGACTCTTCTCTAATTTGCCGGGTAAATATTTTTTCGTATTAATAGCGATAATTTTACTTCTAACTTTTTCAGTATAAAGCAGAGTTAATATATTCCCGCTAATAATATCGCCGACTTTATCAGCTTTTGCACTGTCTGTGAATGTTGAAGCCCAATTACTTAATGTAATATTATTGAATTTATTAATAGAAACCGGCAAATTTTCAAGATCTTGCAAGCCAGTAACTTGATTCATTAAGCTGCGGATATTTGACGAATTGCTGCACCTCCAAAGGCCAAGCCCTGCATGTCTTACTTTCTCGTCAAGAAATGAAATAACACGCTGACCCTTTTCACGAGCTGCTAAAATTTTAGTCGTTCTTGTATAAAAATTTATCGTCATATAGAACGCCCCGCATAAAATTATAATAAAACCTGCCTGTAACATCATTCCCGTTAAAATTTCCGTCAAGATAAAGGCTCTTGATTTATTATTCATGATAGCTGCGAATCTCCTTTATAAATTTATTTATTGTATAGCACTCATAATTATTTATTATTCAAGACAGCTGCAAAAATTTATCGCCTCATATACATAAAACTTGCTTATTTCGTGATAATCGCAAATTTCATCACAAAAAATTTATATAATTGCGTAATTCCTTCGTGTTTAATTTTCCGCAAAAAATTTATTATAATTCTAGCAAAAAAATTTTTACGGGGGGTAATTCTACAATGGAAAAATTTAACGTCTTTAAGTGTGCTAAGTGCGGCAATATCGTTGAAGTCATGCATGTCGGCGGGGGGACTCTTTCATGCTGCGGCGAACCCATGAAACTTTTAAGCGAGAATACAACAGACGCAGCTCAGGAAAAACACGTCCCAGTTCTTGATGACAAGAAAGTAAAAGTCGGCAGTGTCGCTCACCCTATGCAGGAAGATCATTATATTGAGTGGGTCGAGATAATTTCAGGTGATAGAGTCGCAAGATGTTTCTTGAAGCCCGGAGAAGAGCCGGCCGCTGAATTCTGCTGCGCAAAACCAGGTGTAATTATGCGCGAATATTGCAATAAGCACGGACTTTGGAAGGCAAACGCCTAATTTTTTAGCAATAAAGTCAGAAAGAGGTCATTAACTTTGAAAATTTCTCAGGCAATGAGAGACGCTATTAACGAGCAGATAAAGGCAGAATTTGACTCGGCTTATATTTATTTGGCTATGTCGGCATATTTTGAGGATTGCGGGCTGTCTGGTATGGCTCATTGGATGCGAAAACAGTACAAAGAAGAAATCGAACACGCAGAAAAATTCATGAATTATCTTTATGAGCGCGGCGAACGTGTAATTATTCCTGAAATCGCAAAACCTAAAGAGTCATATACTGACGCGCTGGAAGCCTTCAAGACTTCATATAATCATGAACAATATGTAACGTCAAGAATTTATAAACTCGTGGACTTGGCCGTCTCAGAAAAAGATTATGCGACTCAGTCAATGCTTAAATGGTTCGTCGACGAGCAAATGGAAGAAGAAGACAACACAAGCAGCATAGTTAATAAAATTGAGTTCTTAGGCGGGGACAAGCACAGCATTTATCTTGTTGACCGCGAATTATCTGCACGTTAATGCGAAAATTTTTCAGGGGAGTAACAAAAATTGCTTCCCTGTTTTAATAATAATTATCATGCTCAACACTGAAGATTTAAGGGCTTTTCTTGAAGGTTTATATTATGTCTATGCACGCAGGGAATTAATTAATCCTGACCCGTTATATTTTCTCTATAATTATAAAGATGTCCGCGATTTAGAAATTGTAGGGCTTATAGCGTCGTCGCTTGCTTATGGGCGGGTCGCTCAAATTATGAAAAGTGTAGATAAAATTTTGTCCTGCCTCACTGAATCGCCCCGAAAATTTTTACTTGATAATAAAATTTATAATATAGTCCCTGACTCATTTAAGCACAGATTCACGACTTCAGAAGATATTAATAATTTATTGAATAATATCGCAAATATCATAAAGCAATATGACTCGCTTGAAAATTTTTTGCGTGAATGTCTGAAAGATTCAAATTATAATTTATTCCCGGCACTTGATATTTTTTCGGGCAGACTCTCACAAAACAAGAAAGAGGGCGCGTTTTCTCTAGTTACTTCACCTAAAGACGGCAGCGCGTGTAAAAGACTATTTTTATTTCTTAAGTGGCTAGTCAGGTGTGATGACGTTGACCCGGGGGGCTGGGAAGTTATAAAGCCTCGTGATTTAATAGTTCCTACTGATACACACATGTATAATATCTCGCGCAAATTAGGATTCACGACAAGAAAACAGGCAGATTTGAAGACAGCGCAGGAAATTACAGAAGGTTTCAAGAAAATTTGCCCCGATGACCCCGCAAAATATGATTTTGTCTTGACTCGTTTCGGAATCAGAGCCGGACTCAATCGAGATAATTTATTATAAATTCGCCTTCTCGTATAAAGCTGATAATATTTCAGGAGTTATTGAACCGACTTTGTTATAAATAATTTCGCCGTTATGATTTATTATCACAGTTTGCGGCAGTGTTGAAGAGCCTCCTACTATTTGCCAAATTAAATTATTTTCTGAGTCAACTGCAAATTTTATAGCGAAATCCTTTTTTGCGAGAAACTCCGCCGGGTCGTCAGTTATTAGTGATGAGTGAACAGCAAGAACTATAATATTTTCTTTGTGATCGCGATAAAGTGCGTCAAAATACGGCAATTCTTTAACACAAGGCGCGCAGTAAGTGGCCCATAAATTTATAATTATTACTTTGCCGAGATTGTCAGATAAATTAAATTCGCTTCCGTCAAGACATTTTATAGTGAAATTCTCTAGTTTCTGCCCGACCTCATGACCGAGTGAAATATTATTATTAATTTTTTGCGTATTAAAGTAAACGAGACTCGCGCATAATATAATCAACGCAATAACCCATAATAAGCGATTAAAATATTTTCCGGATTCATAATTCCCGAACTTAAAAGATATTGCTTTCTGAGGGCAGATTTTAGCACATTCTCCGCAGTTGATGCACTCATGATCACCGGCAAAACGAACGTCCATTTTGCAAAATTTCACGCAAGCCCCGCAATTAACGCATGAATTATTTACTTTCACGCCGATTATATTAAATTTGTTAAACAGTCCATAAAGCGCACCCAGTGGACATATAAACCTGCAAAAAGTTCTGTAGCAAAATATACACGCCAGCGCAAGAATTATCATGATTATAAATTTACTCGTGAAAAATATTCCCAGCATATTGAATAAATTATCATTCACAGGATTAGATAGAAGACTCACAGCTCCCAGTGTACCCGCCGGACAAATATATTTGCAGAAACCGGGCAGCGGCATATCATGATAAATCGCATAAAATAACGGCATTATTATAACGAGTCCAGCTAGAATTATATATTTTAAATATGAGAGTAAACGCGTAAATCTTGATTTATAAATTTTATAAGTCGGAATCTTATGCAGCAATTCTTGAATCAATCCGATCGGACAAAGCCACCCGCATATACTCCGGCCAAGTATTACACCGTAAAGCGCAATTATTCCCAGTATATACCAGCCTATTTTGTGATTTATTGAGCCTAGCGCATTCTGTAAAGCTCCTAAGGGACAAGCTCCAACAGCACCGGGACAAGAATAGCAGTTTAACCCGGGAACGCACGCAAATTTTATATTACCCCGATAAATTTCGCCGTCAA encodes:
- the radA gene encoding DNA repair protein RadA; this encodes MANLQITKYICSECGHVTTTKTGKCPACNSWGTLEAVQESKTSSNTRINSRNVKIINALEVKAPERILTGIDELDRVLGGGLVPGGVALIGGQPGIGKSTLLLQAAGSVAKNYNRPVLYISGEESDAQVALRAKRLNTESENLYLYSGSDLEDALNNLSDNNFAFFVLDSVQAMSINNDSGWPGTVTQVRGVAQRVIDSAREKNIPAVLIGHITKDGKIAGPMMLEHMVDTVLNFSGEGYSSYRMLRAVKNRYGSTDELGIFEMREDGLIPVKDKSGLYWNRDDSAVPGVAMTIALEGNTPLAAEIQTLAARTVFPYPRRTSRGIELNRFQLLTAVIERRCNIAVNAHDLYINVAGGFTLQDPSADLPACAAIASALKNVSLQAGTCWLGEVGLAGEIRPVTRIELRLKEAARLGFHAAVVSSREKIKFTGIKLIRVSHIDEALAGLLIPSR
- a CDS encoding desulfoferrodoxin, whose translation is MEKFNVFKCAKCGNIVEVMHVGGGTLSCCGEPMKLLSENTTDAAQEKHVPVLDDKKVKVGSVAHPMQEDHYIEWVEIISGDRVARCFLKPGEEPAAEFCCAKPGVIMREYCNKHGLWKANA
- a CDS encoding ferritin, with the protein product MRDAINEQIKAEFDSAYIYLAMSAYFEDCGLSGMAHWMRKQYKEEIEHAEKFMNYLYERGERVIIPEIAKPKESYTDALEAFKTSYNHEQYVTSRIYKLVDLAVSEKDYATQSMLKWFVDEQMEEEDNTSSIVNKIEFLGGDKHSIYLVDRELSAR
- a CDS encoding TIGR02757 family protein; the protein is MLTANYLHVNAKIFQGSNKNCFPVLIIIIMLNTEDLRAFLEGLYYVYARRELINPDPLYFLYNYKDVRDLEIVGLIASSLAYGRVAQIMKSVDKILSCLTESPRKFLLDNKIYNIVPDSFKHRFTTSEDINNLLNNIANIIKQYDSLENFLRECLKDSNYNLFPALDIFSGRLSQNKKEGAFSLVTSPKDGSACKRLFLFLKWLVRCDDVDPGGWEVIKPRDLIVPTDTHMYNISRKLGFTTRKQADLKTAQEITEGFKKICPDDPAKYDFVLTRFGIRAGLNRDNLL
- a CDS encoding redoxin family protein; the protein is MSMRRKIIQLYSALLFNAHLRGFIDGEIYRGNIKFACVPGLNCYSCPGAVGACPLGALQNALGSINHKIGWYILGIIALYGVILGRSICGWLCPIGLIQELLHKIPTYKIYKSRFTRLLSYLKYIILAGLVIIMPLFYAIYHDMPLPGFCKYICPAGTLGAVSLLSNPVNDNLFNMLGIFFTSKFIIMIILALACIFCYRTFCRFICPLGALYGLFNKFNIIGVKVNNSCVNCGACVKFCKMDVRFAGDHECINCGECAKICPQKAISFKFGNYESGKYFNRLLWVIALIILCASLVYFNTQKINNNISLGHEVGQKLENFTIKCLDGSEFNLSDNLGKVIIINLWATYCAPCVKELPYFDALYRDHKENIIVLAVHSSLITDDPAEFLAKKDFAIKFAVDSENNLIWQIVGGSSTLPQTVIINHNGEIIYNKVGSITPEILSALYEKANL